In Candidatus Woesearchaeota archaeon, the sequence GAACAACAAGAGGCTGTTGTTGAGCCACTTTCTTCTGTCTTCGTTCAGGTGCTTTTTTTGAAACCAGTTGTTCAGCAGAAACCTGAAGCGGCGCCGTCTGTACAACGGATTGAAGAGGAGCAACAGGCTGTTGATAAGAAGCAAGAGGAGGAGGTGCTGGAGACACAGGAGTAATAGCAGTCAATCGAGAGAAATGAGAACGAAGACTATCATTAATCTCTTGTTCTGTTGCGAGATACCATTTCCAAAAAAGATACGTTTGCCCGTTTGCAGTGACTTCGATAGGTTTTGCGTAATCTTTTATTGCACGAAGAGAAACACGGAAGAGAGGAGACTGTTCTGTATCAAGCACAACTTTTTGCTGTCGAAGAAGTTCAAAAGTCCCTCTATCTTTTTCATGAAGGTATTTGAAAAGGTCCTGTAACTTTTCCTTTTGCTCAATCGCGTAATATGCAGGACTTCCACCTATCTTAACAGAAGTAATCCCAAGTTTTTTATCATGAACAAGATCAGAAAGCACAGCACCCATGACAAAGGTGTCTGTACGAAATTCACGAATAAGGTCAGAGGGAACAACATACCCTTTTGTGCGAACAACTTCAAGGACTTGGTTCTTGTCAATCATAAAAAATCGAAAGAAAGTTGGTTTTATATAGATTGTGCTAAAGAGTTGTGTTAAAAATGAAGAAAGAAAACAAGAGAATTACGGCCGTAACCATCTTGTTTCCCAAAAGCTGACATCTCCTTCAGCGTCAACAACAGCCAAAAGCAACCGTTTTTTCGTACTATGGGCAACTCTGTTTTTCGCAGAGAAATCATACCAGGTCAAAACATCCGCTTCATACGTCGGATACACAATCCATTTCGCGTGATCTTCGCCAGGTTTAACGCCACGATCATAAACACGAAAATCAGCGCCAAATTTGAGAGCAGTTTTCACAAGATATCCTCTATCCCGAAGATCTCTATACACTCTATATTTCACCCAAAACTTCTTCTCTTTTCGTTCTGCTTTTTTGAGAAACGCGTCAGAAGAAAGTTTTTTGTTATGGGAATCAAGAATTTTGATTTTTTCTTTTTCAAGAAGATATAACCCTTCCAAAAAAGAGAGGTGCACCCGATGATCTTCTATCTCCCCAAAACGCCCCTGATTATGAAGTTCAAGAGCAACATCACTATTGTCCGTTTGCACAATGTCAGAGATAATACGGCAAGGAATAGGTTTTGGTTTTGTCATACGATGCATTACGGACAAGTAATTAATAAAGCTTTAGGGAGAAGAAGACGCAATTCACAACGCAAGGGGCTTATCCTGCGTATAAGAAAGCCCTTTCTGCAACGCAAGCGCTGCTTTCTGCAATTCAGTGCCTAAATAAAACGCATGAGACAAATCACACACTTTGTGGTCAAGAACAAGTTTTGTGTAAAGGGCAAAAGGATCATTCCCGGAAAATTCATCAAGGCGCTTGCCAGTAGGATCAGTGTGGGTCACAAAAATCATGCCATCTTTCACACGAAGAATGAGATTGCCGCGGGGATCCCCAATTCGTTTCAAAGGCGCATGATGCTCCTGAAGAATTTGTGCGGCAGCCCCCCAGTTGTTCTGGTAAATATGCGCGCTACTGGAAATAATAGTGAGATTTCCAAAAGACATGCCAAGTGCAGAAGCAACAGTGTATTGAAGTTTACGAAGTCCAAACGCGTTTCGTGGCCATGCGTGGAACATATCATTGCTCCTAAAAAAAGCAGTAAGAT encodes:
- the endA gene encoding tRNA-intron lyase, with protein sequence MTKPKPIPCRIISDIVQTDNSDVALELHNQGRFGEIEDHRVHLSFLEGLYLLEKEKIKILDSHNKKLSSDAFLKKAERKEKKFWVKYRVYRDLRDRGYLVKTALKFGADFRVYDRGVKPGEDHAKWIVYPTYEADVLTWYDFSAKNRVAHSTKKRLLLAVVDAEGDVSFWETRWLRP